The following proteins are co-located in the Camelina sativa cultivar DH55 chromosome 12, Cs, whole genome shotgun sequence genome:
- the LOC104729656 gene encoding 54S ribosomal protein L19, mitochondrial-like — translation MAAAKEILLRRPVAATIRLTVPAGGARPATPVGPALGQYRLNLMAFCKDFNARTQKYKPDTPMAVTITAFKDNSFEFTVKSPSVSWYVKKAAGVDKGSTRPGHLTVTTLSVRHVYEIAKVKQTDPFCQYMPLESICKSIIGTANSMGIKIVQDLE, via the coding sequence ATGGCGGCTGCGAAAGAGATCCTACTACGGCGACCAGTGGCGGCGACAATCAGGCTAACCGTTCCGGCGGGAGGCGCAAGACCAGCAACACCGGTAGGTCCGGCGTTAGGTCAGTACAGGCTTAACCTGATGGCATTCTGCAAAGACTTCAACGCTCGAACCCAAAAGTACAAACCAGACACCCCGATGGCCGTGACGATAACGGCGTTCAAGGACAACTCATTCGAATTCACCGTCAAGTCACCGTCTGTGTCGTGGTACGTCAAGAAAGCAGCTGGAGTGGACAAAGGGAGCACTCGTCCTGGACATTTGACGGTGACGACGCTATCGGTGAGACACGTGTACGAGATCGCGAAGGTGAAGCAGACTGATCCGTTTTGTCAGTATATGCCGTTGGAGTCGATTTGCAAATCTATCATTGGTACTGCTAATTCTATGGGTATCAAGATCGTTCAGGATTTGGagtga
- the LOC104729654 gene encoding uncharacterized protein LOC104729654: MEMNPCDMMNQLDSDSHLPPRKRLLAGFKKLNPNNNNNNVNGSSPSDFASSSSTSNSNGSSSAPTHVQTHLDNLLASRFNNDQSPEELVASTRSAAALAVKAAKAARAIANEKALVSAKAIAAAKRALELVDSFPKEAVPDSKERSPKKNKQKKHVPVELLYSKGQKQLRRDEGDDLARRLHRAIDNTYPRVLRTYSEFEENGQRYKRHKKNKNVVEAGGGSSSIIVTGSMKDIAGVVDSDSSYEGLEIARSNRDEEADSKKAGEENSSLGKRRGRVKLKKLPLSICNSRNQENGTPSASTLPVVAQPQEDGVIPAWKCQDLKAAPECVKQNKAVRSS, translated from the coding sequence ATGGAGATGAATCCATGTGACATGATGAATCAGCTCGATTCAGATTCGCATCTCCCTCCTCGTAAGAGATTACTAGCTGGATTCAAAAAACTAaaccccaacaacaacaacaacaacgtcaATGGATCTTCTCCTTCTGATTTCGCTTCATCTTCCTCAACTTCAAACTCAAACGGATCTTCCTCTGCTCCAACTCATGTCCAGACCCATCTCGACAATTTGTTAGCTTCCCGTTTCAACAATGATCAGTCACCGGAAGAGCTCGTTGCCTCGACGAGATCCGCAGCTGCTTTAGCGGTTAAAGCTGCCAAGGCTGCTAGGGCGATTGCGAACGAGAAGGCTTTGGTTTCCGCAAAGGCGATCGCTGCGGCTAAGAGGGCATTGGAATTGGTTGATTCTTTCCCTAAAGAAGCTGTCCCTGATTCCAAGGAGAGGTCTCCTAAGAAGAACAAGCAGAAGAAACATGTCCCCGTCGAGCTTTTGTATTCCAAGGGACAAAAACAGCTAAGAAGAGACGAGGGAGATGATTTAGCGCGTAGGTTGCATCGAGCTATAGACAATACGTATCCTAGAGTCTTGAGAACTTACTCGGAATTCGAGGAAAATGGTCAGAGATACAAGAGGCATAAGAAGAACAAGAACGTAGTTGAAGCTGGTGGTGGGAGTAGTAGTATTATAGTAACAGGTTCTATGAAGGACATTGCGGGAGTCGTGGATTCAGACAGCTCGTATGAAGGGTTAGAGATAGCTAGATCAAACAGGGATGAAGAAGCTGATTCGAAGAAAGCAGGGGAGGAAAACAGCTCATTGGGTAAAAGAAGAGGACGAGTGAAGCTAAAGAAGCTTCCTTTGAGCATTTGTAATTCTAGAAACCAAGAAAACGGAACTCCCTCCGCGTCTACGTTACCGGTGGTGGCTCAGCCGCAGGAGGACGGCGTGATCCCGGCTTGGAAATGCCAGGACCTCAAGGCGGCTCCAGAATGTGTGAAACAGAACAAAGCCGTACGGTCATCATAG
- the LOC104729658 gene encoding plant intracellular Ras-group-related LRR protein 4 produces MDLMQLDKRLDSTEQVVEEIMRIHRSLPPRPGIDEVEAAKGLIDNVDKEDQSCFEAIAKQRKPSEVPGELFMVLQDMKRGFVQFRSREQKREALKLLDLESTHSMFDDFIQRASNCIASPSSSNGSVPSRPPPAPAPKTATATPSSLYFSEKAPVRPKDMVSRDDSFMTNTKPSLYGDAFAAPRKPQVLDSTFTAGKFAGNDGEKLSLIKLASLIEVSAKKATQDINLQNKLTDQVEWLPDSIGKLSSLISLDMSENHIVVLPNTIGGLTSLTKLDLHSNRIGQLPESIGELLNLVYLNLGSNQLSSLPSAFSRLVKLEELDLSCNNLPILPESIGSLVSLKKLDVETNDIEEIPHSIGGCSSLKELRADYNKLKALPEAIGKITTLETLSVRYNNIRQLPTTMSSLASLRELDVSFNELESVPESLCFATTLVKLNVGNNFGDMISLPRSIGNLEMLEELDISNNQIRVLPESFKMLTKLRVFRAQENPLQVPPRDIAEKGPQAVVQYMNDLVEARNAKSQMVKPKKSWVQMCFFSKSNKRKQSSMEIV; encoded by the exons ATGGATTTGATGCAATTGGATAAGCGTTTGGATTCAACGGAGCAAGTAGTTGAAGAAATCATGAGAATTCACAGATCTCTACCACCAAGACCAGGAATCGACGAAGTTGAAGCTGCCAAGGGTTTAATTGACAACGTTGATAAAGAAGACCAATCTTGTTTCGAAGCCATTGCTAAACAGAGGAAACCCTCTGAAGTTCCTGGTGAGCTTTTCATGGTTTTGCAAGATATGAAGAGAGGTTTTGTTCAGTTTCGTAGCAGAGAGCAAAAGAGAGAAGCTTTGAAGCTTCTCGATCTGGAGTCTACTCACTCTATGTTCGATGATTTCATTCAGAGAGCTTCTAATTGCattgcttctccttcttcctctaaCGGCTCTGTTCCGTCTCGTCCTCCTCCCGCTCCGGCTCCCAAGACGGCTACGGCTACTCCGTCAAGTTTGTATTTTTCTGAGAAAGCCCCTGTTCGCCCCAAGGATATGGTTTCTAGAGACGACAGCTTCATGACCAACACTAAACCTTCTCTCTACGGCGATGCTTTTGCAGCTCCTCGCAAACCTCAGGTTCTGGATTCAACATTTACCGCCGGAAAATTCGCCG GCAACGATGGAGAGAAGCTGAGTTTGATTAAACTTGCTAGTTTGATTGAGGTATCAGCTAAGAAAGCTACTCAAGACATTAATCTACAGAACAAGTTAACGGATCAAGTCGAATGGCTTCCGGATTCTATTGGCAAGTTATCGAGTCTTATTTCGCTTGATATGTCTGAGAATCACATCGTGGTATTGCCAAACACCATAGGAGGGCTTACTTCATTGACAAAGCTCGATTTGCATTCAAACAGAATCGGTCAGCTTCCTGAGTCTATAGGAGAATTGTTGAACTTGGTTTACCTCAATCTTGGTAGCAACCAGTTATCATCTCTGCCTTCAGCATTTAGCAGATTGGTGAAACTCGAGGAGCTTGATTTGAGCTGTAACAACCTCCCTATTCTCCCTGAATCCATTGGTTCTCTTGTGAGTCTAAAGAAGCTCGACGTTGAGACCAATGATATTGAAGAGATCCCACATTCTATCGGTGGGTGTTCCTCGCTGAAAGAACTCCGTGCAGATTATAACAAACTCAAGGCTCTTCCGGAAGCTATTGGGAAGATTACTACACTAGAGACTTTGTCTGTACGTTACAATAACATCAGGCAGTTACCTACAACGATGTCTTCTTTAGCTAGTCTCAGAGAGCTGGATGTGAGTTTCAATGAGCTAGAGTCAGTGCCAGAGAGTTTGTGTTTTGCCACTACGCTTGTGAAGCTGAATGTTGGAAACAATTTTGGTGACATGATATCGCTACCGAGATCAATAGGCAACCTTGAGATGCTTGAAGAGCTTGATATAAGCAATAACCAGATCCGTGTTCTACCTGAATCCTTTAAAATGCTTACAAAGTTGCGTGTTTTTCGTGCTCAGGAGAATCCATTACAAGTTCCTCCTCGTGATATAGCTGAAAAGGGCCCTCAG GCTGTTGTTCAATACATGAATGATCTTGTGGAGGCGAGAAACGCAAAATCTCAAATGGTTAAGCCGAAGAAGAGCTGGGTGCAGATGTGCTTCTTCTCCAAGTCcaacaagagaaaacaaagcaGCATGGAGATCGTCTAA
- the LOC104729657 gene encoding probable E3 ubiquitin-protein ligase ATL45, with protein sequence MTRSSRFLGTASSSPPPPEEILAAETDMVVILSALLCALICVAGLAAVARCAWLRRLTGVSSAATGESPPPPNKGLKKKALQALPKSTYTASTEDLPCSSGGDGDDSSTECAICITEFAEGEEIRILPLCKHAFHVACIDKWLTSRSSCPSCRRILVPVKCDRCGHHASTAETHIKDQPQHQHHPSQFTSSAIIPAFLP encoded by the coding sequence ATGACTCGCTCCTCTAGATTCCTCGGTACGGCGTCGtcgtcaccaccaccaccggaaGAAATCCTCGCCGCCGAAACCGACATGGTTGTCATCCTCTCTGCTCTTCTCTGCGCTCTCATATGCGTTGCCGGTTTAGCCGCCGTAGCTCGCTGCGCTTGGCTCCGCCGTCTCACCGGCGTTAGTTCCGCCGCTACCGGagaatctcctcctcctccgaacAAAGGCCTCAAGAAGAAAGCACTCCAAGCGCTCCCTAAATCCACATATACCGCCTCTACAGAAGATTTGCCGTGCTCCTCCGGCGGTGATGGAGACGACTCATCCACCGAGTGTGCTATATGCATAACGGAATTTGCCGAAGGGGAAGAGATCAGGATCCTACCGCTGTGTAAACACGCTTTCCACGTTGCGTGTATTGACAAGTGGTTGACTTCGAGGTCGTCGTGTCCTTCTTGTCGTCGGATTTTGGTACCGGTGAAGTGTGATAGGTGTGGTCACCATGCTTCCACGGCGGAGACTCATATCAAAGATCAACCACAACACCAACATCATCCTTCACAGTTCACTTCCTCCGCCATTATTCCTGCTTTTCTTCCTTAG
- the LOC104729655 gene encoding probable serine/threonine-protein kinase sky1 → MSCSSSSGSEGEEEGYDAYRKGGYHAVRIGDPFSGGRYIAQRKLGWGQFSTVWLAYDTLTSNYVALKIQKSAQQFAQAALHEIEFLSAAADGDVDNSKCVVRLIDHFKHIGPNGQHLCMVLEFLGDSLLRLIRYNRYKGLKMNKVREICRCILTGLDYLHRELGMIHSDLKPENILLCSTIDPAKDPVRSGLTPILEKPEGNANGGGGSTMNLIEKKLKRRAKRAVAKISERRVSMVGEETSSKTERSLDGIDMRCKVVDFGNACWADKQFAEEIQTRQYRAPEVILKSGYSFSVDMWSFGCTAFELVTGDMLFAPKEGDCYGEDEDHLALMMELLGKMPRKIAIGGARSKDYFDRHGDLKRIRRLKYWSLDRLLIDKYKLPEAEAKEFAEFVTSILEFAPEKRPTAQQCLEHPWMNVKTENDADNVDAQMNNLQIKG, encoded by the exons atgtcgtgttcatcttcttccggatcagaaggtgaagaagaaggttacgATGCTTACCGTAAAGGTGGTTATCACGCCGTCAGGATCGGCGATCCTTTCTCCGGTGGTCGTTACATCGCTCAGAGAAAGCTTGGTTGGGGTCAATTCTCCACCGTTTGGCTTGCCTACGATACTCTCACCTCT AACTATGTTGCTTTGAAGATTCAGAAGAGCGCACAACAATTTGCTCAAGCTGCACTTCACGAAATCGAGTTTCTTTCAGCTGCTGCTGATGGAGATGTCGACAATTCCAAATGTGTTGTTCGTCTTATCGACCATTTTAAGCATATTGGTCCAAACGGACAGCATTTATGCATGGTGCTTGAGTTTCTTGGCGATAGCTTGCTCCGTTTAATCAGATACAACCGTTACAAAGGTCTGAAAATGAATAAAGTCCGGGAGATTTGCAGATGTATACTGACTGGTTTAGATTATTTGCACCGTGAGCTCGGTATGATTCACTCCGACTTAAAACCTGAAAACATTCTTCTTTGTTCCACCATTGACCCTGCCAAAGATCCTGTTAGATCTGGACTAACCCCAATACTAGAAAAGCCAGAGGGGAACGCAAACGGTGGCGGCGGATCCACAATGAATCTGATtgagaagaagctgaagaggAGAGCAAAAAGAGCGGTTGCTAAAATATCAGAGAGAAGAGTTTCAATGGTGGGTGAAGAAACATCATCCAAGACGGAAAGAAGTCTTGATGGGATTGATATGAGATGCAAAGTGGTTGACTTTGGTAACGCTTGTTGGGCTGATAAACAGTTTGCGGAAGAGATACAAACGAGACAGTACCGAGCTCCTGAAGTTATACTAAAGTCAGGTTACTCTTTCTCTGTTGATATGTGGTCTTTTGGTTGTACTGCTTTCGAGCTTGTCACAGGAGATATGCTATTTGCTCCAAAAGAAGGAGATTGTTATGGAGAAGACGAG GATCACCTTGCTCTTATGATGGAACTCCTAGGAAAGATGCCTCGAaag ATTGCAATTGGGGGAGCGAGATCGAAAGACTATTTTGACAGACACGGGGATTTAAAAAGGATCCGGCGGTTGAAATATTGGTCACTTGATCGTTTACTGATCGATAAATATAAGCTTCCAGAAGCAGAAGCAAAGGAGTTTGCCGAGTTTGTGACTTCGATTCTGGAGTTTGCACCAGAGAAACGACCAACTGCGCAACAGTGCTTGGAACATCCGTGGATGAATGTAAAGACAGAGAACGATGCAGATAATGTAGATGCACAAATGAACAACTTGCAGATCAAAGGGTGA